A single genomic interval of Spirosoma linguale DSM 74 harbors:
- a CDS encoding Anti-sigma-K factor RskA (PFAM: Anti-sigma-K factor RskA~KEGG: reu:Reut_A0696 transmembrane protein), with amino-acid sequence MNVTEYIASGILESYVMGAVSDQERREVECLSSIYPDIRRELDQLSEVLEDYALSHSVEPPASLRSKILSQIEFKEPEKQETIVRPLPVDVPTTTGLAFRMSWVVAASMGLLLLLFSFFLLSQLRSNQRTLASIRTSNDRMQAEIRQLREKKNQTDQLLALVRQPGTRTLKLQGNEKAPNGNMLIFWNSSTQQVAVQVQSMPPLPADKQYQLWSMVDGKPVDAGVFDGSTSSDQIQRLNRQVGRADAFAVTIEKRGGSPTPTLSTLLAMAPVNA; translated from the coding sequence ATGAACGTCACAGAATACATAGCGTCTGGTATCTTAGAGTCTTACGTCATGGGTGCGGTGAGCGACCAGGAACGACGCGAGGTCGAGTGCCTGTCTTCTATATATCCTGATATAAGACGCGAACTTGATCAGTTGTCTGAAGTTCTGGAAGACTACGCCCTTTCGCATAGTGTAGAACCACCCGCATCGTTGAGGTCGAAGATTCTCAGCCAGATAGAGTTCAAAGAGCCGGAGAAGCAGGAAACTATTGTCAGACCTCTACCGGTAGATGTGCCAACAACAACCGGCCTTGCCTTCCGTATGTCCTGGGTCGTAGCCGCTTCTATGGGGCTACTATTATTGCTTTTTTCATTCTTTCTGCTCTCGCAGTTGCGCTCAAATCAACGAACGCTGGCTTCTATACGAACCAGTAACGATCGGATGCAGGCCGAGATTCGCCAGTTGAGGGAAAAGAAAAACCAGACAGATCAGCTACTGGCTCTGGTTCGTCAGCCGGGTACCCGAACACTGAAGCTACAGGGAAATGAGAAAGCTCCCAATGGCAACATGCTTATTTTCTGGAACAGCAGCACCCAGCAAGTAGCCGTTCAGGTACAGTCAATGCCACCCCTACCTGCCGATAAACAATACCAGCTCTGGTCGATGGTCGACGGAAAACCCGTTGATGCAGGGGTGTTTGATGGGTCTACTTCGTCCGATCAGATCCAACGATTGAACCGGCAGGTCGGGCGCGCCGATGCGTTTGCTGTGACCATCGAAAAACGGGGCGGCAGTCCAACTCCCACCCTGTCAACCTTACTGGCTATGGCGCCGGTCAATGCCTGA